In Chryseobacterium salivictor, the DNA window ACTTCTAATTACGGCAATCAATGCTGTGGTCTTTCATCTATCCGTCTATCGTCTATTATCTATCCGTCTATTATCTAATATCTTCTAGTCTATTATCTTTTAGTCTACAATACGTTAAGCGTCTGTTCCTTTATTTTTTCCAGATCATCTTTCATCATGACCACGAGTTTTTGAATTTCTGCGTGGTTGGCTTTGGAGCCGAGGGTATTGATTTCTCTGCCGATTTCCTGAGAAATAAACCCGAGTTTTTTGCCGTTGCAGCTTTCTTCAATCATTACTTCCAGATAATATTTTAAATGTTGGGTAAGCCGGACTTTTTCTTCAGCGATATCCAGTTTTTCAGTATAATAAGCCATTTCCTGATAGAAACGGGTTTCGTCGATCTGATCAAATTCGTTGAGTGATTTTCGGTAGCGTTCTTTTACCGCATCCATTCTCACTTCTTCGTAAGGTTTTATCTGATGGAGGCAGTTCTCAATTTTGTTGATATTCCGGTGCAGTTCTTCCTGTAGAATTTCACCTTCTATCCGTCGGAAATTGTCAAATTTCGTTAAAGCTTCTTCTAATAACTCGATTAAAAAAATCCATTCGTCATCATTGAGTTCGTCGCTTTTGGAAGAAATGGCTTCCGGCATTCTCACCGCCATTTTCAGATATTCGAAATCGGGACCGTCTCCGGCCACTTTTTTCAGTTCCTGCATATACGCCTGTACCAGATCGTGATTTATATTCACATCACTGGCGTTATTGAGGGATTCGATATTCACGTAGCAATCAACTTTCCCGC includes these proteins:
- a CDS encoding YicC family protein, with protein sequence MILSMTGFGRSEGVFEGKKITVDIKSLNSKSFDLNIKIPLRYKEKEFEMRKILNDRVLRGKVDCYVNIESLNNASDVNINHDLVQAYMQELKKVAGDGPDFEYLKMAVRMPEAISSKSDELNDDEWIFLIELLEEALTKFDNFRRIEGEILQEELHRNINKIENCLHQIKPYEEVRMDAVKERYRKSLNEFDQIDETRFYQEMAYYTEKLDIAEEKVRLTQHLKYYLEVMIEESCNGKKLGFISQEIGREINTLGSKANHAEIQKLVVMMKDDLEKIKEQTLNVL